One Castanea sativa cultivar Marrone di Chiusa Pesio chromosome 4, ASM4071231v1 DNA window includes the following coding sequences:
- the LOC142630625 gene encoding ninja-family protein AFP3-like, with protein MGEASHGMSFQTKLSKQQNNENPRNLLLRFSSEKESNQTQLSNCEPQLDLSLRLSLGGVYTENFKEKPITRSASSDTGVIAKKISAGESNSSLPGIFLSLTRSCSLPVDNEQGQVKFNEYQAKKRMEAQKRLVEKQRRNRASPEEEKTPAEAPLPQSPASEMTSWAVASAAKSPALCRAIVKIKTEGYVSGKRKLEAHEGLEGVTAEKGATSSQSLPNPKDNEPADIPGAITDGKSIKLGETKLENQPKKIKVSNGRFQDNGMDVMKQMPSVTTTGDGPNGKRIEGFLYRYTKGQVSIVCVCHGSFLSPAEFVKHAGGKDVENPMKHINVCTTF; from the exons ATGGGTGAGGCAAGCCATGGAATGAGCTTCCAAACAAAACTTTCCAAGCAGCAAAACAATGAAAACCCAAGAAACCTTTTACTGAGATTCTCATCTGAGAAAGAGTCTAACCAAACCCAATTATCCAATTGTGAACCGCAACTAGACCTTAGTCTTAGACTCTCTCTGGGTGGAGTTTACACTGAAAACTTCAAAGAAAAGCCTATAACTCGGTCAGCCTCTTCTGACACTGGAGTGATAGCCAAGAAAATAAGTGCTGGTGAATCCAACTCGTCGTTACCAGGGATCTTTCTTTCATTGACAAGATCTTGCTCATTGCCAGTGGACAATGAACAAGGGCAGGTTAAGTTCAATGAGTATCAGGCAAAGAAGAGAATGGAGGCCCAGAAGAGGTTGGTGGAGAAGCAGAGGAGAAACAGGGCAAGCCCTGAGGAAGAGAAGACTCCAGCTGAGGCGCCCTTGCCACAGTCACCGGCGTCTGAAATGACGTCTTGGGCTGTGGCTTCTGCTGCAAAAAGCCCCGCACTTTGTCGTGCCATTGTCAAGATCAAAACGGAGGGATATGTATCCGGAAAGCGAAAACTTGAGG CCCATGAAGGACTGGAAGGTGTTACTGCAGAGAAGGGTGCTACCAGTTCTCAGTCATTGCCTAATCCAAAGGACAATGAGCCTGCGGATATCCCTGGAGCAATAACAGATGGAAAATCAATCAAACTTGGTGAGACTAAGCTGGAGAATCAGCCCAAGAAGATTAAAGTTTCTAATGGCCGCTTTCAAGATAATGGGATGGATGTGATGAAACAAATGCCTAGTGTGACTACTACCGGCGATGGCCCCAATGGGAAGAGAATTGAAGGGTTTTTGTACCGGTACACAAAAGGTCAAGTGAGTATAGTATGTGTTTGCCATGGCAGCTTTCTTTCTCCGGCGGAATTTGTCAAGCATGCTGGTGGGAAGGATGTTGAAAATCCAATGAAGCACATTAATGTGTGCACTACCTTTTAG